The following is a genomic window from Bombus fervidus isolate BK054 chromosome 10, iyBomFerv1, whole genome shotgun sequence.
TGTTATAATGCACATAGATATGGATTGTTTCTTTGTCTCAGTTGGTCTTAGAGATAGGCCAGAGTTGAGAGGCTTACCGATTGCAGTAACACATGCAAAAGGCAATAAGGATGGAGAACACGGTTCATTATCAGAAATAGCATCTTGCTCTTATGAAGCAAGGAAAGCTGGCGTAAAAAATGGCATGTTCTTAGGAGAAGCATTAAAAATATGTCCTAATTTAAAACCAATACCATATAATTTTGAAGGCTATACAGAAGTTTCCTACATGTTGTACGATATTGTAGCATCATACACATTAGATATTGAAGCAGTTAGTTGTGATGAAATGTATGCAGactgtacaaaaatattgGAAGAATCTTCTTTAACACCAATGGAATTTGCAACTATAATTCGAcaggaaataaaagagaaaactgGCTGTCCTGTATCAACAGGGTTTggaagtaataaattattggCAAGATTAGCAACAAGAAAAGCAAAGCCAGATGGTCAGTTTTATATACAACAGGAACATATTAGTGATTGTATTAGTACCTTCAATGTGCAAGACTTGCCAGGTAGGGTATTTTGGGGGTTAATTCAGTTAATTGATAATGCtatgtatattctatatttgtttaacaatcttaattatttaaattaggGGTTGGGTGGACAACAACgcataaattaaacaatcttAATGTACGAACATGTGCAGAGTTGCAAGCAATCTCATTGGCGACGTTACAGAAAGAATTTGGCAAAAAAACGggtgatatattatataacatgtGTCGCGGTGTAGATCGTTCAAAGCTTAATCTAGAACACGTTAGAAAATCTGTTTCGGCAGAGGTAAATTACGGAATAAGATTTGAAAACAACGATGATGCAATAGACTTTCTAAAAAAGTTATGTCGCGAAGTATGTaatcgattaaataaaattaacgcaAAAGGTAGATGCATCACcttaaaacttttaattagAGCAAAAGAAGCACCTaaagaaactgaaaaattTATGGGACATGGTTTATGCGATTACATAACGAGATCAAAAAATCTTATCTCTCCCATTAACGATGTCGATATTATAACAAAGTAAGTCAAGAatcgttttaatatttctgcGTAAAGcaatagaataatttattcgtgtTTACTTTAGGGAAGTTATTATACTTTGGAATCAAATGCAAAAAGTGCCTGAAGATGCAAGGGGCATCGGTATACAAATATCTAaactagaaatattaaaaaataaatcccGTGGTACgactttattaaatttcattaaaaataaaccaAGTAGCACAGTTCAACAAActattgaaacaaataaagaCAACGAAGTTCAACCCTTAACACATTCGGATGTTGTCGCAGTAGTTTCTAACGACGTTAATAATGAGCAAAAATCGCACGTTCCATCTGGTATCAACGAATCAGTCTTTTCCGAACTTCCGGAGGaaataagaaatgaaattttgtatccTAACAAAAGTAAAGGATTATCAGATGATAATAAAGATGGAGGAACTGTTAGCGTACAAAATACGAACAAAACACAGCCACAGAAAAGTGTGCAAACGCAGCAtgagaatttttttaaacaaataaaacctgGCATTTCCAGACCAAAGGTGGAAATGCCACCTATTCAAGAGATCGATATGTCTGTTTTAATAGAACTACCTGAAGATatacgaaatgaaattcttaaCGAATACAGtgctaataaaaatcaaaatcagACGAAtgcaaatacaaataaaagtaGTAAATCTTCAATCAGTAAAGCAGCAACTTCTACAGAAATTAAATGCGATGAGgaaaatatatcttattcaCAAATAGATCCAGAGTTTTTAGCTGCATTATCGGAAGATCTAAGACGCGATGTTCAAATGTATTGCACTGCTAAAAATGCAGAAtataattcgaaaataaaaaaggatgGGACGAATAGTAATGGATTGGTAAGAAATAACGAAAACACGAAACAGATTAAAAAAGGGGAACCTAattccaaaaataaaaataacaataaaaatggCAAAGCGACAcattcgaaaaataaaaagaagaacggACATACATTAAACAAAGCATTGAAAAACGTAAATGAACTTGAACAGATATCGAAGAGTAAAGCGAATACTGGTATTGCAAAATTCATAATGCCTCCCGTGGGAAAAACCGAATCTGAGAATGATCCAATTACTAGGGATGATACGGAGGCTATTCTTTCTCATAATCGTACTATTTTAGAAGATAATGACAGCGCGAACCAACatcaagatattttaattgacCTCGTAAATCGTTTACTTAATCTACCTCTGAAACAGGTAGCTGTTATTTATCACTAtagattattttctttattcgatACATTTTGTTGGATgagttaaaaaatgttaaagcgATCAGATGGTATTTAATTTCAAGCAAGTCACTTATGAAGGAGCGAGTGTTCGATATGCATGCTTGATAATCCGGCTGGTCATCATGTCACCCGTTTAAACATAAGTTTTGTAGAATTaatgaaagtataaaatacaCGGTTGCaggtaaaaatacaaatacaaacgTGGATCGCTAATTCTAAAATCGTGAACGAAGTAGACTTTTTATCGCTTGCGACATTTCTTAGCATGCTCCCGGAGAAAAGACGCATCGAAGATTTACATGTATTATTGAAAACCATGCATAGGTAATTTTGCTATTATGCAAATTTCATACGCACACCCTTGTAATAGGTGGATATTGAGTAATATAACACAGAGGATTCAGGGAATAGATATCATTTTACTCAGTTAtgattgataaataaaaatgatattaaagatAATACATTAACTTATTTATGTTCGTATTTTTAGATGTATGACAAAAACTGGAAATTGCATTTGGCATGGGACATATAGGAAAACAGTAAAATacgttcaacattatatgCAAATTGAATATAACAGTAACCTCATGGTACCACCAATCAAATGCAACCTTTTGCAATGTAACAGTGatgtaatgtaaatttttcgaaatttaataaattaatatttttacaatgaGGTTAATAAGAAACCTATTTACAAGCAAACATGATACTTACCTTCAATTTCATTGAACACAGTATCAGTATTCTTTAGGTaacatattaatttacaatcgagaacatatttttttttctgaaaGAACTATGCTCAAAGGTTTCATATAAATCGGTAAGAAGTCATAAACTTCGAATTCGTacgtatttttgtaatatatatatatatatatttttaaatatattttttactttgtaGTTGTTACGCGCTGGGAAggtgaaaaaatagaaagggGTGAGTTAGAGATGAGCGTTTACTACTCCCATTCGGTAGTTCCTGGCGGTTTAGATGTTAAGTCGTATAAAACACGCGAGATACCGGGTATTGAAGATATTTCAGTCACCAATTTCTTCACCACCtatggaaaaaaagaagtattGACTTCTTATTCTTATATCTATTATATCGAATatgtatacacacacacacatatatatatgtatcaaaCTTACATGTAGCGGCAATTCCTTCCCAGGAATAGCTGGTGTGCCAGTCATAAAATCATTAGTAACGAATGGCCTAAGAACAACTGAACGTTGGCATGAGGGTATTCGAGAAGCAGCGTCGCGATCGAAATGTATGGGAATTAAAACTACTGGCATTTGACTGATTGCTCCCATACAACCATTAGTAGCTAATACTAAGTTTGCTACGTGATCCGCTTGTCGAAGCGTAGCTATCACATTCGATGTAAGATGAGTTGGTGTAATATCCGTTACAGAATGATGTAGATGAGGACCAAAAATGAAGCACACACGATTTACATTATGACATACTCGAGGAATTAGTTTTGCGAGGAACAATAGATCCTTCCAATCTATACCCTCGGACAAATTTTCTTCGCTAGATAACCCTACTACATAGCTGTAACTTCTTCGATCTCCCTACATTGTACAGTAAATGTTTTAATCCTTGTAATCAGTCAGCTGGGTTTATTAATCAGATTATTCGTAAGTGATGAACATTATACCTGTACTCCTACACTGCGTATAGGCAAGAGTGTTGCAGAAATATGTCGGTAACTCGAAAGCTGTCGTAAATATTGGCGTTCAGATTCACTAGTCGCACCTTCTACACGATTTAGTAATCCGTGTTTCTTTTGAAGCATTTGTTCGTATTCGGCCATTATTTTAACTATCACCTTGgatcgaattattaatttgttattttatgaatCTTTTATGAAGAAGGTgttctttattattcattttatcgaTACCGTAAACGAAAATACCTGTGTTTCTGAAAAATCCTTATCCATATAAGGTTCATCTGCACATAGAATGCGTACAGCAAGTCCAGGGCCGGGATACGGATGACGAGCAACCAATGATGCTGGTAATCCAAGATCACATCCTAATTGTCTTACTTCATCCTtatgaaaatcttttaaaggttctactatatgaccttgtgcTCTTAGTGCTCTAACGAGTTCACTGTCATTGTGATGCGTTTTTATCGCATCTGCTTTACCTGATAGAagtgtttatattttatgtaaatttgttgCTTCTAACAGATATGAAAGAACAATGCATTTACGACTATTAATTTACCACTAGCTAATGCACTCGCACTTTCTATAAGGTCAGGCCTGAGAGTGCCTTGTCCAAGAAACACTTCTTCTGGCTTCAAACCCATCTCTGCCATTGCTTCATTGGCTACTCTTACAAAAACATCTCCTAtgatttttcgtttctcttctgGGTTGGTTGTCGCACACAACATTTTAGTTAATCTAGTTCTTGGGCTAGTTGCTGTTCCACATATTCCTTTGTTGTTTATAGTATTTGCATTGGTTACTGGAGTAACGTTATCCAAGGGTACAGATGTAGTTCCTTGCATGAAGCAGCGACCGGCATTAACGACTCTTAATCGAATTCCCAATTGTGCTAAACTTTGTTCCACAAATTGTGTCTCTCCTTTCCGCATAAAGCCATTATTGATATGCAAAGCTATGACTTGTTCCTTATTTAAAGCTTTATGTAATAGTGCTGCACATACCGTAGAATCCACACCGCCACTCACTAATAACTATGAttgttttttttctattttaattgaCAATCACATTTTATCATACATTATACtacgtttttcaaatattttcaacaattttacgAATCTTTTCAAGGAATACGAATTCTagtaaatttctaataaaattaccTAAATGCTGATTATATAAACCTGTATCTTACCAAAACTTTTTTGTTGCCAACTGTATCTTTGATATACTGGATACACTGTGCCTCCCGACCGCGCAGCGTATAATTACCAGTGAGGCCAGCAATACCAAACAAAAAATTGTGTAACATTGTTTTTCCATTAGGTGTAAGATCTACTTCTGGGTGAAATTGTACTCCATACAAATTCATTTTATCACTCGCTATTCCTGCTATAAAGTTTGATGATCTCCCAGTGATATGAAAGCTATCAGCCACCCTATCTATACTGTCTCCATGTGTTAACAATACCATTTGCTCTTTCTCCAAGCCCCTGacaaattattcattttttaaatatcttacaTTTAAAGGCAAAAGCATGGAATGGATCATTTGTTTCGACTCACTTACTTAAATAATAGGCACTTGGAGTCTATTTCAATGGGAAACTGACCATcttctctaccttctttaCTTATTACCGTACCGCCAAATTCTTTATTCATCATTTGCATTCCATAACAAATACCTAGTACTGGAATTCCTATTCTGAAGATGTCTGCATCATATTTAGGTGCATCTTCTGCATATACTGAACTTGGCCCTCCAGAAATTATGATAGctctaaaaatttatattcaaaagaatataattagtgtttgtatattcgtatatacatatgtatatatataaatacccggtttctaatataaaaacatatgaTTTGCGATCTTACTTATAACCCTTTTCTTGGAGAGTGAATGCAGATGTATCCAGGGGCAGAATTTCACTGTGCACATTTAGTTCACGAATTTTTCGATCTATCACTTTACCATATTGTGCCCCTGCATCCAGAATGGCCACTTTTTCATCAACACATGCCATGCCCAATGTTGCTTCGTTAGCTCCATTATTTCTCTCTGCGCGAAACAATAATCCGTCCGCgcttttttccatttcaaaatttcttgtATTGCTATTGCTATTGCTATTGCGGTGATTTGAATAATCCTATAAGGATGTGATAAATTCAATGAGAAATCAAATATaagtaaacaaataataaaataacacatAAATCTATTTTTAGCTTGCCTGAGAGTATACTCAAACTTAGCTGCTATAATGTAACAAAGAACAGAATGAAGAAAAGTTTTTccatttgttaaaattaaaaaaaatgttgtggCAGAGGAAAATTATATGATTGTAGTTAAtaataaaggaaataattttaaaaaattatcttttatattatcatttgAAGTTAGATCAGCAGTTTATTAGGAAGTCATTCTAAGTTACATACTACCTCAAGTTCattgtttattaattactgTATCATTTTCATGTTATTGAAAACAGATGAGCAAAATTGGATTACACActacaattacaaatataaagtttTTTTACTATATGTAACCGATGTTATAAGCTTCTCATTTTAACAGATGGAAAAGATATACAAACCACCCTGTTACAAATAATATCTAAAGATATCGCTGCGTGTAAATGCTATTATAGTATGTCACAACCCAGTATAAGTTCTGACAACTACTGTACATTATAGATATTTGATTCATATgggaaatttatttgaaaatatatacgtgcatattttatattatttaacgaaTGACCTAAATGATATTTTGAAAAGAACCATTAAATATGACGTTcagcaaaaaataaataaccgGCCGTAAATTTTATGAGCACGTTTCTTAGAAACGAGAGTACTATAATAGCATATCTACTACATGTATCATCTTTTTAGAGACCAGTAAAATGCATCAAAAGACTTACCAAATTATACGAGGCACAGAATATTTCACGCCTAAATCACCAACtaacgtaaaattaattacagcAAAACAGAATGTGCACTCTTTGGACGAGGCAGCCATTCAATCGCCTGCAATAGTCACAATGCAGTGACTGCCTTCAGCTTGAAAGTAACGTAGGAAACCAACAGTATAATCTAAAAGTTCCTAGCAAAATTCAATACTTATTACATTAGTCGATCAATTCCTGAAAAAATATCATCTTACATGGTGATCGATGATCGCTACTTCGCGTACCTATTGACATTCCacgatttaatatttcttcttcgacGACTATTTCTCTGGTTATTAAGTTTGCCTATGATCCGTCTAGTTTTTTCGTGGAATAGAACTAACATGAAGATAGTAAATTCTGACATTTATTGAGCAGCATTTTTTGGGCATGTTAAGGATTATATGtgtttattgttttttatatatttacataataaagCATACGTGTAAATATATCACAAGGTCAATTGTGATCTGTCTCTATGACGTTTAATCGAATGTTAATTCAATACTTTTGACTATCTCAAAATTGCAGCAGTCATATTTGAcgtgttaaaataaaaaaattatcttatCGCGCGAATGTTTTCTTCATTTAAAATGTTTCGACATAGTTGCTTAACATTGCTTTAAagtacatgtatgtatgtatatatatttatttatttatttatttatattatatagtacaTTCAAATGAAAATCACCCAGGACAAATTTCAGTAAAAGGGAGAAAACATAATAACGGATATAATAGATTTTGTAAAATGTCATTTGTAAGTCAATCTTGTTTGTcgaaggaaaaatatatttgtagaaTTGGTAAAGATTTTACAGATGATGCGTCCGAGGCAGTCAAGTATTTTCTACCGACAGAAATTGCTGTTCATAATACAGAAATTGATTGCTGGATTTCGTATCATGACGTAGTGTATGATTTGACTgatctttgtaaaatttggGCGAATAAAAGGGAGATCAAACCAATATTAGCTTATGCTGGTAAAGATATAAGTCATTGGTTTGATCACGAAAAAAATGACATTAAACATTACATACATCCCGTTACGGGGGTATTGGTACCATATTGCCCTCATGGTCCGATTCCGGATGTAACACCTTCCGTAGTACCTTGCAGTACTTGGCGACCATTGGATAAATGTCCTTGGTGGCTCGatgacaaatataaaaaaggatACTTAACCAAAAATGCACGTCCatgtagaattttaaatgtcCTCGTCGGAGTACAAGTTATTATAATGGTAGAATACTAGATGTTTATCGTTCAAAGAAAcagatctttattttattgtaacgAAAGGTGTTTACAATCGACGTGTTAATGAAAGAATTTCGTAAAGGTCTGTGAGGAAGATTCCATTAGACGTATTCAAGAACGTGCTCTTATTTATAACGAAAATGGAAAGTCTTATACGTGGAAGTTCGAGGGGAAGGATTTGAATATCGATTTAACTTTGACAGAAAATGGTATTCCAGATGAACGAGATCGTTTTGCCGCTTGCGGCCTCCCCGAAGATTATTATATTCCATGTCTCATGTGTTACTACAATGAAAAATCTAATGATAATACAGATGAATAGACAGAAATGGTGGGAAAAATTCTAGGggctatatatatgtatatgaaagtaaaatgaacatgaattattattcgaagaaAAGTTTCCTACGGTATCATCGTATAATAGTTAAAGCAAATACAAAAGATGGCACCACGACCACTTTAGTCAACATAAGTCAGCTAACTTTCATTTAAGGAAATAAGAACTTTATCTCGTTCAGTAGgcctttataaaatttaacgatAATGTTTTCATCTATAACGATTCCTACTTTTCGGTATTTGACATCGCGTATTTCTCACGgcagatatttttattctctgACTGAAAAGAATGCTTTTCAAATTACTAGTACACAAATTAATGCCTTCTCGTCGAAATCTATGAAAGTAGCTATTTTGGGTGCTGCTAGCAAGACTGGTAATTTAGGTTACATTCCCTTCCTTTTTCTactgtatattttacatactgATTACGTTGTCACGCTACAGGGAATAGTCTTTCACTGTTTCTGAAACAGTCACCTCTGATCGATGAACTGGCAATTTTCGATAATAAATGCGTTTATGGTCTTGCGCTGGATTTGAATTATATCGACACGAGGTGCAAGGTTAGTACGTGTAATTATCCTGAAACGAGTCTCGAGCATACGCTCGAAGGAGCGAAAATAGTAATGATCGTAGCAGATGACAGGATCAAAGAGAACCAACACGAAGTCTTGAAATCTAATGCAGATAGGCTATCGGATCTACTGCCGaacgttattaaattttcacctCAGGTAACGAACTAGGCCGATTAATGATTACgttctttttattatgaaaGAGTATCTCTTAGATATTTTACTCGTGAAAACTATAGTCACACGTACAAATTTTCGTACACCTTTTGAAACAGacctttgttttttttttttttttaacgaagcaCATAATAACGacgtataataaatgtttcttaATACAGGTATAAAAGAGTAATGAAAAAGTTATTAATTGTTTTGGTATAGAACACATTTActttgtagtaaaattttGTAGCATTTTATTTCAGTAATAAATGGATGTTTTATAGGGTATTTAGGCTTATAACCGAGACAATAAAGATGCGTTATGGATTCGTATAATGGCACAACGCCATgttttctagatggttggccgctgtttttttatatatagtagTTGACCTCGGCTTTTACGCCCTCACAGCTTCATCAATTACAAGCAGGTTGTTTTCGACATTCTTCGTGACGATTTCAGACAAGGACAAGGATATTTGTCTTTGGTCATCTACATACCATTTCCTTTATAGCGATGTCGATGATGTGTTCCTTTTCGTGCcttgtctattttatttccgACCAAATTTAGCTTTGTAAACCTTTTTAAGGTCCGATCTGCAAGGCATCAATTTCAATGTCGACTTCTATGGCGAATATCTTTGGCCTTTTTTACTTTAGGCTATGGTCGCAGTCGTAATGAATCCGATAAATAGTTTAATACCTCTGGCAATGGAAATGTACAAAAAGGCTGGAATTTACGAGTACAATCGTCTTTTCggtgtaattaattataattgtctTAGAGCGAATACCTTCGCTGCAAAATTTATGGGTGTCGAACCAGAATGTATGATAGTACCTGTAATTGGCGGAGGTTGTCCGAAAACGTGTATTCCACTTTTCTCTCAAGCAAAACCTTCCACCGAATTATCTCAGGTTGTAAAAATTTCACTAAACGTTTCACAGTGCCTTTCTGATTATCACCGAATAATCGATTAgtccattaattaattagatagAGGCTAGGAGATTGACACAGGCTGTAAGAATACCCAACGAAGAGTTACTCACATCAAGCAAAGTTAAagagaaaacatttttaactCTGTCTTTTGCGGCTGCAAGATTTTGCATGTCTCTTTGTAAAGGTATCGTTACACTACCGTCCATAAATTACAGAATTCTTAGTTTATctaaaaatagatataaatgAACGTTGTAGCTATTATTaccattattaattattcattattattggaaacaagtttttatttatcaaGTTTTTCAAAGCCATTCTTTATCACACGGTTATGGTTGTTTTTCATCTCATGAATAAAATTAGCAAGTGTTTCCTGTTTTACGGACGGGAGTGTACATCAAATAcacgatatttttcataattagaTCTGAAATTCACATTTcgttattgaattatttagcCTTACGACACGAAAGAAACGTTGTGGAATATGCATATGTCAGATCATGCATGATGCCACAACTAACATATTTCGCTGCTCCCTTGGAATTAGGTCCTAATGGAATTCAAAGATATTTGGGTATTCCACCTTTGAGCGATTACGAATGCGAGCTTCTTAAAGCAGCTATACCTTGTTTAAAGGAAGCTATTAAACTTGGAGAGGTAATgaagtaaaaaaattattgagaaTACAAGATGACATCCTTGACTCTTCGCAGACTCTTGCTCTTGGACACGAAAACATTTCTTCCGAAGTATGCCTGCAACATACCAATTCGTGCGATCAAATAAATTCGCCTCGTACATCTTCTTAACAAGCGATAATCGAGAGTATCGCGATAATCGAGATAACCAAATATTATCTTTCGTACActagtttctttttattgaaaaacaaTCATCGAGAAAGCGCATCGAATCACGTAAAAATGGCTTCgaacaaatatatgtataaagttttcgaaatatatgtataatgtttaAGAAAGTACGGTTaaagtttcatttaataaaGCGACATTTCATTTACACCAACCTAATTTGATCGTTTGCTATATGAACATGCTTGTTCCGTCTTATACTCTATCGACATTATTATCGCATATGCGCATAGATATAACGGTGATGCTCTAATTATAACAAGTCCGTTGGTTTCGTTTCGCGAGTCTCGAATTTACTCGCTTGTTGTAGTTGCGTATAGTAAGCAACTTAACTAGCGTTGCCTAAAGAAGGAAGTCTTTGGATCTGATAAGGACAAATACAACCCTGGTCTCAAAGATTGTAGAAGCGAACGCGGTTTTCGAAGAGCCACCGCATCACCGTGTCTCAGGTTACCAGGTAGATACGTGCAACAAAAGTAGAAGAAACTCGTCCTTTCCGCATTCCCGACACGCCATGGTGTTCCCAAGTGTGCGCGGCGACTGCAGACAAGATACGGACGACTGCAGCTGGCAACTCTTTGGCAGAAGGGATTATTGCGAAGTTACCAAGAGAGGGAGAACGCGCGGGTGTTGCCTATTGCAAATCTTCGCTAAGCAAGTCTTAAACTCCCTACATTCCAGCGCGATTCAACCATAACTACGGCGAACAgcataacaaaaatataataaatacaaagtaGAAAACACAAGCATCGCACAGTGATCCAGGAGGTTTGGTTGCTCGATGATCTAAAAAGCATAAtgatttattagtttatagaTTGCATGCGGCTATTATCCAGTGAATTTAATTCAAACGATAATATATAGCTTTCAGGCTTGAAAATTGCATTATTTTTCCAATGGTTTCGAGGTTAAACGTTCCTATTTAAAGAGTCGTTGTTTGGTCCTGTGTGTGCTACCATACCTACGCACCATCTTCATCGAATTGTACTGTCACGCAAACTCGTTCctcttatatcgttattaaCACATGCTCGTCCTTTTTCATCGTACGTCTCTTATTCCACTATTCGTTTTTTCGATTCCATTACGCCGATCC
Proteins encoded in this region:
- the LOC139991711 gene encoding malate dehydrogenase, mitochondrial, whose amino-acid sequence is MFSSITIPTFRYLTSRISHGRYFYSLTEKNAFQITSTQINAFSSKSMKVAILGAASKTGNSLSLFLKQSPLIDELAIFDNKCVYGLALDLNYIDTRCKVSTCNYPETSLEHTLEGAKIVMIVADDRIKENQHEVLKSNADRLSDLLPNVIKFSPQAMVAVVMNPINSLIPLAMEMYKKAGIYEYNRLFGVINYNCLRANTFAAKFMGVEPECMIVPVIGGGCPKTCIPLFSQAKPSTELSQIEARRLTQAVRIPNEELLTSSKVKEKTFLTLSFAAARFCMSLCKALRHERNVVEYAYVRSCMMPQLTYFAAPLELGPNGIQRYLGIPPLSDYECELLKAAIPCLKEAIKLGETLALGHENISSEVCLQHTNSCDQINSPRTSS